Within Caminicella sporogenes DSM 14501, the genomic segment TGTGAAGAAGTATTATAAAAAGAATAAAAATTCCTTAATTTAAAAAAGTGAAAGGAGTTAATTTATGGAAAAGCTGATAATTACAATTGCACCTACGGGAAATGTTCCTACAAAAGAATTAAATCCTCATTCTCCTCTAACTGTAGATGAAATAGTAGAAGATATAAAAAAATGTAGAGAATTAGGTGCTTCAATTGCTCATATACATGTAAGAGATAAAGACCTTAAGCCGACGAGTGATAGAGAAATATTCAAAAAAGTTTTAGATAAATTAGATGAAGAAAATGTTGATATTATAAAACAAGTATCAACTGGAGCTAGAGGTGGAGGAAATACAATTGATTGGAGAGGACAAATGCTTGACTTAAATGTCCATATGGCAAGTCTTTCTACTGGTTCATCTAACTTTCCAACTAGTGTAAATGCCAATTCACCTGAACTTATAGAAGCATTAGCTAAAAAAATGCTTGATAATAATATAAAGCCAGAGATAGAAGTTTTTGATGTAGCAATGATTCATAATGCGGTTAGATTAATGAAAAAAGGGATATTAAAGCCACCTTTACATTTTAATCTAGTTATGAATGTACCGGGTTCTATACCGGGAACGCCTAAAAATCTCATGTTTCTTGTAGAAAGTTTGCCACAAGGCTCTACATGGACTGTTAGCGGTATAGGAAAATCTCAAATTCAAATGATTACTATGGCTATTCTTTTAGGAGGGCATGTGAGAACGGGATTAGAAGATTGTTTATATTATGAAAAGGGGACTTTAGCAACTAATGAAATGCTTGTAAAAAGAGTAGTTAGAATAGCTAAAGAATTAGGTAGAGAAATTGCTACGGTGGAAGAAGCCAAAAATATTCTAAATTTGGTATAATATAAATATAAAATAAAATTCGCAAAAGTTTGAAAATGGGGGTTTGAATATGGAAAAGGTAAGAAGTATTGATGAAGCTGTATCTTGTATAAAAGACGGAATGACAGTCATGATAGGAGGATTTTTAGGAGTAGGAACTCCAGAAAGTTTAGTAGATGCATTAATAGAAAAAGGAGTAAAAGATTTAACAATCATATGTAATGATACAGCATT encodes:
- a CDS encoding 3-keto-5-aminohexanoate cleavage protein; protein product: MEKLIITIAPTGNVPTKELNPHSPLTVDEIVEDIKKCRELGASIAHIHVRDKDLKPTSDREIFKKVLDKLDEENVDIIKQVSTGARGGGNTIDWRGQMLDLNVHMASLSTGSSNFPTSVNANSPELIEALAKKMLDNNIKPEIEVFDVAMIHNAVRLMKKGILKPPLHFNLVMNVPGSIPGTPKNLMFLVESLPQGSTWTVSGIGKSQIQMITMAILLGGHVRTGLEDCLYYEKGTLATNEMLVKRVVRIAKELGREIATVEEAKNILNLV